Proteins co-encoded in one Stenotrophomonas maltophilia genomic window:
- a CDS encoding c-type cytochrome: MSKAAHPMRHAIALSVALLLAACSQSQVEDSEKSAADPGHASGEHGSSSSAGLPAGREAAGEARAKVKGKATNQSCIDCHGADGNAPIDPTYPKLGGQYGDYLAHALQAYRAGDRQHMLMTPQAKDLSDQDIADLAAYFGSRPSQLRDLHGVK, translated from the coding sequence ATGTCGAAAGCCGCGCATCCGATGCGTCATGCCATCGCCCTGTCCGTTGCCCTGCTGCTGGCCGCCTGTTCGCAGTCGCAGGTGGAAGACAGCGAGAAATCCGCCGCCGACCCGGGCCATGCCAGCGGCGAACATGGCTCTTCTTCATCGGCCGGCCTGCCTGCCGGCCGCGAGGCCGCCGGCGAAGCCCGCGCCAAGGTGAAGGGCAAGGCCACCAACCAGAGCTGCATCGATTGCCACGGCGCCGACGGCAACGCGCCGATCGACCCGACCTACCCCAAGCTGGGTGGGCAGTACGGTGACTACCTGGCGCACGCCCTGCAGGCCTACCGCGCCGGTGACCGCCAGCACATGCTGATGACGCCACAGGCGAAGGACCTGAGTGATCAGGACATCGCCGATCTGGCCGCGTATTTCGGCAGCCGGCCGAGCCAGCTGCGGGATCTGCACGGGGTCAAATGA